The Rosa chinensis cultivar Old Blush chromosome 7, RchiOBHm-V2, whole genome shotgun sequence DNA segment GAGGCTCTTATACCCTGCAGTCATGCAATCATGCAATCGTCCAAGTGATGATGTAGAACTTTTATTTAGATATTCATTCAAATCGATAAGGATACTAAAGACCAACTGTTAAGGTTTACGCAAAATGGCATTCCGATGTATTGTAATTAGGTAAAATTATACTTAAATTATTGTCTAATTAGACGTGATGACTTTAGGTTTTGCTTGCAAAATGAAGTAACAATGAACTAAAATCTGTCAGTTTGGTGAGATTATGACCATTGCCATCTAAATATGAAATTCGGTGCTCGctaattataataaataaagGAACGGTCTCATTAGGCAATTAATATTCTAATGTTCTTCATTATTTTGTAATAATGTGATGAAAAGTTCTATGATACATTAATGCATAGATTCATCAAATAACAGAGGTAGATTGATCTATGTATTAATTAGTAAACCAGCTTGACTTGATCTGAAATTAGTTTATATCTGAATCGAGATAGTTTACCTGTACTTTAAACTAGTCTACTTAATATATAATGTATCGATACATTATGTGATTGTGTTTCTAGCGAAAATTCAATATTTTGAAGTCTTAAAACTTTATATGTAAGAGTCGTTAGATCATTGATTGCAGTAGTGTGTACCGCATGCATAATGAGCTAATTCAATGAGACagctgtttgagcccaaaataaatatttttcccGACATGGGGGACTCGACGAAATCTAGGCCAATATCGGTGGCCCAAGCTATTTATTTTCGACAAGTTCGGAATATATCGTTTGGAGGTTAAATAAGGCCTACTTAGAGATCAAGCAATCCTGAGGCGAATCGTGATATTCATGGATTTACTAGTAATTATCAAGagatttgataattaatagtggCTACGAAGATGGAAAGATCTTTGCATTAAAGATGGCATCGTGGTTGTATTTGGCTAGGATTCTAATGGACATATTTGGCAAAAGATAATCAAGGAAAGAGGAGGACGTGATGCATGCATGGCACAAGAATCAAGgctacacatacatatatattgcaATTAAGGCATAACCATGCTTGATGGCAATCAACAGAAGATTTGTATACAGGTTAATTATGCAAGCTGCATGCATGAGTACgtgggctatatatatatattgcatggGTGGTTGCATGGCAGATGGACAATTAAGGAGTCCCCGCGACGAGTGCTCGCgacgatatatatataattaatgcaTATCCTACAGTTCGCATCCGAGATGATTACGTCCAGAACTCCAGAAGGTAATTAACCTTGCCTAAAAGATTGCTACGACAGAGTCAATTTATTATTGCTtacgataatatcaaaactattaagagttttgatttgattcaaggccaataactgtggcctaaaatatagtatttcattcctatttggaaggagaatctgcagtagcctatatatagaggctaaagacgatacagaaaacctcctctctcgaatcaatcaatcccagcgattacaaagcctccccggagcaaaccttcaaccttgttgaaacccggtgaccgcccgccagtcctagtctcctcgcgagccgactgccagtactactgccaccgatacaaccagcgaagtaagggtaacgccctcgcaacccagcgaagctaaagtcacgctttagcaaacccgtgctttctcagaacttcccagtgattgctctgctcaacctacaactttgagtatcgatacggtgaacgcaaagagatcacaaccaaagtccttatccgtaaggcaaaagtcctttcccgaaaggcaagaaagaaccctgtgacgaggttggtgctctcctcgtccacagcgcttgaagaagaagtcaggtcaagggactaccccaacgactgcaccccgcggtgctggcacgcctgcgcaatcacacgctcaaaagagactgtttgcacaccaactggttttggagccaaacaacagCGATTGTAGACGTGCTTCTTTGTATCTCTAGGTACTtgtgtagtagtatatgtcaaCACAAAAGATAAACAAAAACTCTGTCAGTGAGTCGGAGAGTATTCATTATCAGCAACATGCAAACCGTACGATTGTGGAGGACGTAGTACGGTGAAGGACGGTGGTGCAATATTTGCAGGTGATGGATCAAATTATCCAGAAATCGACTGCctgcatttcaatttcaatgtttttcCTGAACAAGCTAGCGAGCTTGATACAGCTGTTTCACTTTTGGAAACTATTTTGACTAAAAATAGTGAAGTCGGTTTGACCGGTTGACCTCATCAGACCAAATTAATTAGCTTCGGTCACATTGTCGTAGACGTATATAATAATTATTTCATTTTTGATTCGTAATAATAAGATATTAGTCATGCTTACAGCATACACGTGTGTGTACCTATACAATTTGGAttcatcttaaaaaaaaaaaaaaacctatacaATTTGGATAGATGTTAGTCTTCCCATCTTGAATCCAAATCATGAGTTCCCTTACCCTTTTGAGTACTATTCTAGTCtcatttcaattttatttgATAAAACATATCTTCTTGTCAAAGGTTCTAAAAAATGCTAgacgctagtcgggcggtgacccagggactagtgcctaggggcctaggcggggactaggcggtttttttttttaatttttaaattattttaatgacatataataatataaatgacaatatttaaagtctaaaaattaattataaatataaaaatagtcaaaatatagaataaattagggtttatgaccgcctaggctccgcctagaaccgcctagcccgcctagtccccgcctagcaccaccgcctagcccgcctagtagcccagcgcctaagggaaacgcctaggccaaaatcggagcggttccttgccgcgtagcgcctaggcggccgcctaggccgttttttagaacattgcttCTTGTATATGCAACTTAATGAttaaatttgattttgtttacaaaaataattattaaataaaattttataaatatataatagTTGCGATCAAAATTACACATAAAGtgataaagagaaagaaagagaagtgtGTATATTTTGACAGataaagtaattaattaacaagGAGTTATTCTGCTAAGTACTGTGAATATAATGGTAGTACATAGATAAAAGCATTATATACGAATTTTCTAAATTAATTATTGGTAGATGAATAATTCAGTATCATGTAATATGTATTCAATAGCTAAAAATGACCATAAGGACAGCGAATGGAGGGTGAATGATCCTATATTCATATTGGACTGGTTTATATTATGCGATAGCTAAATGATTATCGTTATCCCTAGCTTCTCCTAAGGCAGCACAGTAATAGATTCGTGTGTGCGTAAATATGTACTTAAAAACCACGTGGCATGATGTGATTGCTTCTTTCAAAATCTAGGAACAATTCATGCACATGTCAAAATTGCCAGCATCTTCCGACTTAAACGTAACTACGTGGAAGCGCACTCCACCTCCTCTAATAATAATGCTATAATAATCACCGATACATACaaaaacatacatatataacCACTCAAGACGCTTCACAAATTCTTACTGAAGCCCTTTCGTTCCCACACACTGAAtctcctctcttcttcctcagaaTCAAACCCCGTACATGACCCAAGAAATTAATCAAACCCTCCGGGCAGATATGGAAGAAGTACACGAGCCTGCGCCCAAGTACAGAGGCGTACGCAAGcgaaaatggggtaaatgggtGTCCGAAATCCGGGAACCGGGAAAGAAAACCCGGATATGGCTAGGAAGCTACGAGGCCCCCGAAATGGCGGCCGCGGCCTACGATGCGGCGTTGCACCTCAGAGGACCAGGGGTGTCGCTTAACTTTCCTGAAATGGTTGATAGTCTTCCGAGGCCGGCGAGTTCGAGTCCCTCGGACGTGCAGTTGGCGGCTCAAGAGGCGGCAGTGAGGTTTAGGAGACTGCCAATGGGGTCATTTTTTGACGGAGGTGGCTGGTGGCTCCAGTGGTGGCGCGGTTTCAGAGACGGTGGGACTGTCTCCTAGTCAAATTCAGGCGATTAATGAGTCGCCATTGGACTCGCCTATGATGTGGATGCAGTACATGTACATGTCTCATCGTGATGAGGCTTTGTTTTTTGGGGAGGACATGCCATCGTCTATGGGTTTCTAACTTTTTATGATgatcatgatgatgatggttTGCAGCATCAGTCCATTTGGGACTCCTAGTTTATTACTTTACATGTATAAATGACGATGTAGTAACTAGCCAATTAACTAGCTACAATATATTCAACAGATTCATTCAGAACATAGACAAAATAATATTATATATCTATGTTATAGTTGTGTAGTCCTCAATCAATTGATGGTAGTTTCTAGGATTTCCAATTCGTAAGCGCAATTTGATCCAATCCAAGAATTTAGGAGAGGTTAATTTGCAGCTTCTCATCATGATCGAGTTGGTGAAAACTAGACACAGATGGTGTTTGGAAGCAAGAATGACGCTCTTAAGGTACATTATTATGGAGTTTATAAAGATCTTAGAGCAGACGTTTTAGACGTTTTTTGGTTTTCCCTTACTAGATATTATTAGTTTTATTGACGTAGAGGTGAAGGATGTGATTATGAGAATTGAACTTGCTTGGTTTCAAAGGTGGAAACATATGACAAGAATTCAACTCCTCGCTTCTTCGatttcaattttatttgttaCATATCCTCATTTAGTGCCCATTGGTGGAGAGGAGTAGTTGTCCATatcaaatttttattatttttcacatATCTTTTAAGAGGGAACCTAGTGACTGATTTATTAGCCGATTTTAAATTTTAGATGACAAGTTTCCCTTGGTGGCCGTTGTTAAGATGAAGGTTAATGATGAGAGCAAAGGTGAAAGCAAGCGTGAGGATGGTTTTATCACATCATCTCACAGATTCTGTGCTTAACAGCTCGAGCAACACTGTTGCACGTGGTCTTGGTGAGCTTAACCGCATCACAACCATCTCTGTCACATCAGAAGCATGACTCAGCGTCTCTTTGACCAAATTTGGTGAGTTGCATGAGAATTCAATCCTGACCGCTCCATGTCATCCACATGTCATGATCTTGTTAGCTGATTAGAAGAATCCAGATTACTTAGTTTGTTAATTCTGTTTACTTGCCTGTATAAATAGCTAGCATCGGTTTTCATTGTGGAGTTGAGATCATTTTGTAGAAAGTTACTCGTATCAAATATCATttgcttctctcttttctctctgtgaGCTTCGTCTTCCTCAGGTTAGGGTTTTATCTTTTCGCCATTGTTGCTTAGCTCCAAGCTTATATGATATATACATGAATTTTAGCAGCCGTGACTTATCTTCATATCAATTTTCAGTCATCACTATTTTCAGTCATCACTATTGTATATTTTGATCGGCAATGTCAGCCCACCTCTTTCTCTATTGGCATATATGGTTTCATATTTTGCATTGGAGAATATGGTGGGTTGCATGTTTGTCTCGCCTTCTCCTAGTCTCCTACATTTTCAATGGGATATGGTTTATATATGTCCCCCtagtatttgtatatattctctCCCTCGCACCGTCCAGGTTTGGtaggaaacaaaaagaaaaaatccaagACATCCACGCTAAGCCATATCTCATCTGCAATATGATTCACAATCTCCTTCTCATTGCCGACTGCATATCCCAAAATAGCCGTGTACACACCCCTTTTAAAGGAAACATTTCTTTCCAACTAACTTACACAACCTTTGGAGAAAAAGTATTCCCATGCCAAACCCCTTAAGCTAGAATAGATCAACATGTAGTCAGATAAACATGCAACAAATGCAATCGGAACGTAGTATCGATATATATAAAGCAAAGGGAAAGATTAGCAATGTTAAGTCTGTTAATATAGTAGACCTTACCAAGTTAGCTTGTCAGGTCCTTACATTACCAGCAATGAGAACACGTATAGGGGGATTAAATCTTTAATTCTTACCCCAGAGTTCATTAGGTTTCAATTTCTTTGCCAACTGAAAAATTTCAATGTCCTTAAGAAACAGGCATATTGGGCACATTCTTTAAATTGGTCCTTCGGTGCCCTCAGTTCAACTTATTCACATTGGTCAAGTTGGATGCAAGCAAAAACAACACATGACAATAACACAATAATTTAACGAGGTTCGGCCAAATTGCCTACATCCTCGGGCGACCATGATAATGATGATTCGACTAATAAAAAAGGTTACAATCATAAACCACTCTAGGTAATCTCACTCCTCTCAACCCCTCTCAATAGAGAGCCCCAATTACACCCAAGAAAAACCTCACAAGCATTCCTCTCAAAGTAAAATCTCTTAGGGAAGCATCTCTCTCTAAATAATCTGTAGGTTCTTCACAATCCTAGTACTACTAGAACAAGTCCCCTCTTCTTGTGAAAGAAGAAACCGAAACCTTGCAGCCTTTGTGACTTCAGCTTACTGTTCCTTTGCTGATGAAGCCCGTGTCATGCTGTTCTTCCTCTCAGTTGTGATCCTCTCCTGAATTTGAGCCGCAACCCTCATTGAACATCCCCTACGTTTGTCCTCTGGTTGAATTTGAATAAGCTCAGTTTGGGTCACATCCACTCTTCCCCTCTCTTCCATGCTGCAAAAAGTTTCAGTCCCAATAGGATAAAAAAATCAATGGAAATCATATACTGAATTAATCTAGTGACATTAATTTGAATATGAAAACGAGCTTGCAAGTGGAAATTCAAATGTTCAAATGCGATATTACCTAGTTTAGGTAAGCCTCATCCGCTGATCAAATGGATCAAAGAGTACAAGACAGTTCTCCTTTGCTAGTGCATCACTGCTTCAGACAAGTCCTACATAAAATGCATGTGTTGATCAAGATGAAATTCATTGTTAAGCGATCAGCATCTTTCAAATTAAGTTGCACTATAAATTCAAAGATACAATAGACACGAGTTTTCTCCCAAGTTAGGTTCATGATCAAGTTGCAAATATGAGAGTTCATTAAATTGTTCACACATGGAAACCTTCATATCTTAATAGTACAACTGTGCATTATAAAAGGAGAGCTTATCAGTTTTAAACTCTCATTACCTATATTTCTGGCAGAATTGTGAAAAGCAAATCAATAGTCAAATGGATGCGACGATCCAAGACAATTTCAGAAATGGTGTATCACTGCTTGACAATTCTCCTGCATAGAGTATGTTGATCAGGACAGGATTCATTTCTCAAGTTACAGTTATGTATGGACAATTGAAGAAATCAGAAACCAGCATATGTAGTCTTAGGATTGCAGTAAGAAGGTGCAACGTTAACATTATTTCATAATATTTGCTCAAACCTTTGTTTCTCTGTTACCTTTGCTCCATTTGTAAAACCTCATTAATCAGCTCCCAACTGGACAACTATTCAGAATCAGTTATGCTCAGTTTAGCCTGTACATAAATCTTGGTAAGATTTTATACTACATAACACAAGTTCGAAATTCTTGTTTGGAAAGATGCATATAAGTGATATAACTAAAGTTTGATCATACCGGAGGTTCACCATGTCTTGGGATATATCCAGCAACTGAAAACTTGAGGCAGGGTTGAACACCCAGGTAAATCTCTAATACCACCTACATTGGTCAGTCGATTAATAGATTCCAGAACGCAGCTCATTGAGCAATCAGGATTTCACCATGTCCAAGCTGTTTTGAGCCGCAACCCTCATTGAGCATCCCCCACATCATTTGTCCTTTGGTTGAATTTGAATCAGCTCAGTTTGGGTCACATCCACTCTTCCCCTCTCTTCCATCATCCATGCTGTGAAAAGTTTCAGCCCCAATAGGATAAGATCCATGGAAATCATATACTGAATTAATCTAGTGACATCAATTTGAATATGAAAACTAGCTGGCAAGTGGAAATTCAAACCTACAATTGAGATATTACCTTGTTTAGGTAAGCTTCATCCACTGATCAAATGGATGAAAGGATACTAGACAGTTCTCCTGGCCAGTGCGTCACTGCTTCAGACAAGTCCTGTATTGATCAAGATGAAATTCAATTTTTCTAGTTAAGTAATTAGTAATCAGCATCTTTC contains these protein-coding regions:
- the LOC112178206 gene encoding ethylene-responsive transcription factor ERF022, yielding MEEVHEPAPKYRGVRKRKWGKWVSEIREPGKKTRIWLGSYEAPEMAAAAYDAALHLRGPGVSLNFPEMVDSLPRPASSSPSDVQLAAQEAAVRFRRLPMGSFFDGGGWWLQWWRGFRDGGTVS